AATACCCTATAAAGCAAGGAACAACACCCATATTGGCAACATTAGCCCCTAAAGCGAGAAGTCCACCATCCTGAAAAATCAAGCTTTGCACAATGAGCACACAGGCCATTATAAGCACCCCCGCCCAAGGACCTAAAAGGATAGCAGCTAAAGCAGCTCCGATAAGATGCCCAGAAGTACCCCCAGCCACAGGGAAATTCAACATCTGGGCAGCAAAGATAAAAGCCGCCAGCACTCCCATCAGAGGTATTTGCTTCTCACCCATCTTTTTGTTCGTCGCCTTTACCGCATAAGCAACACTGCCAGCAGCCATGGCAATTCCAGCCGCTGCTACCGGCGTACTAATAAAGCCATCTGGAATATGCATCGAAATCCCCCTAAACAAACACATTCAATTAAATGCAACTGCAACTAATTTCACCAAGCACCAAAAATAAAAATCATCCTAGCTACCTTGACACCTCGAACACAGACCAAAAACAGCCATATGTTTCAAATCAGCCTTAAACTGATACATATCGGTCAAAGTATTTTCCAAATGAGTCAGTGCCGACTCAGGCAAATCAATTAGTCTGCCGCACTTCTGGCACACAAGATGATGATGATGCCCTTTCTCCGCAGGATGGAAACGAACACACCCGTCTCCCAAGGCTATCTCTGTAACCAGCCCGAGTTCCTTCAACAAATCTAATGTCCGGTAAACCGTAGAAATATTGGCATAAGGATACCTGGCTTTAACCTGAGCATAAATCTCCTCAGCGCTAACATGCTTGTCAGCGCTATGCAACGCTTCGACCACCATCATCCGCTGCGGCGTCAGCCTATAGCCCATCCCTTTAAGCGCCTGACCACAACTCATATCTATAAAGTATAGCAACGGAAGATGAAAAATGCAAACAGTTGCATTAGCAACTAATTGAAACTCATGAAAGCTTGTCCTTGCTATTCAATGATATAGTAACCGGACCATCGTTATATATTTCCACCAGCATGTGTTGCTGAAATCTCCCCGTCTCCACTTTCAGCCCGGTATCGCGTACTCGGCCAATAAGAAAGTTAATCAAAGCTTCGGCCTGCTCCGGCGGTGCTGCTTCTTCAAAACTAGGTCGACGTCCCTTCCGCGTATCAGCCAAGAGGGTAAACTGGCTGATAATCAAAACTTCGCCTTTAGTTTCCAGCACCGAAAGATTGAACTTGCTTGCTTCGTCAGCAAAAACACGAAGGCTGGTCATCTTTTCAGCTAGATAAGCAGCGTCTCTCTCCGTGTCTCCCCGAGCTACACCAACGAGGACAACTAAACCCCGACCTATTTCTCCAACGACCTCACCATTCACACTTACAGATGCCTTGGTGACCCGCTGCACTAACGCCTTCAAAACGTCTCCAATCTCTTAACGAACTAGTAAAAGCCTACCTCGATATTTTACGAAAGCAGTCCGCCTAAGACAAATTGACACCTAAAATTTGATAGAGTACAATGGTTTTTGCATAAGACACTGAGGACCAAGCATGATAGAGATAGAGATGACGATTCACAGCATTCGGGTGAGCCCGATGAATTATGATCACGCAGTAATCCTGCTAAAAGAGAAGGCGTCAGACCGCTACCTGCCTATCTGGATCGGCCTAGCAGAGGCAAACGCTATATCAATAAAATTGCAGAATGTTGATTTAGCACGACCAATGACCCACGATCTTCTTAAAAATGCAATCTTCGCGCTGGAATCCACATCAGGAACCGTAGTAAGTAAAATTGTTGTAAATGACCTCCGTGCTGACACTTTCTATGCCCAGATTATTTTTGAAACTACCAATGGACCGAACCCGATCAGCGTAAAGCACCTCCCTGAAGGTAGTTCGCGTCGAGGACATGATAACGAACCATGGATATCTCTCACCTGGCAGGGAAAAGAGCACAAACTTAAAATAGCCAATGAGTTGCACGAATCAGGTGACAGATTCATCGAGGCGGTGAATGATGACGGCCTGATGTTTGTACTTCGCTTTGACAAAACAATTGAACGGTGGCTTCTTACCAAAATAAAGCTTGATTCCCGTCCCAGCGATGCAATCGCTTTAGCAGTAAGAGTAGCAGTACCTATATATGTTGAGGAAGCAGTCTTGGACAAGGCTGGCATCATGCTCGACCTAGAAACAGGCAAACCCATACCCATAGATAGAAGTGCTGATAAGCCAGGCGGTAAGGGTAAGGTTGACGAGCAAGAACTGAAGAAACTGTCAGCTTTCTACGATTTCATTAATACCCTTAACTTGGATGACATAGGGAAGCATAAATCATAAACAGACACACATATGCGCCATATTTACAAAGTCTGTTCAACGACTCGATAGGGATTTAGCTGAACTTCCCAGTCAAAGTACAGGGCAACAACATAGCTTTGTGTCTACCAAACACGGCGGTTGTTTATAAGAGCTACAAGGGGCTGGTACCTAGCTGATAAAACCAAACTAATGTAGTCCATCAACAATTTGTGGCATTGTCTTTTAGTACATATGAAAATTAGTCCTAAGGTCGATGACAGCTATTTCTCAACCTGCTAGATTAAGTGTATGGACAAAATTGTGCCAAGGCAAGAAGCAGTTTCACATAGCTTCTGAAGTCTTATAACTAAAAAGCCACAACATAACTAGAAAGCAGATTACAGAAATAGCAACATGACTTCAGTTCAAGAAAAGGCCTATTATATAGTGGCGCAGCCTAAGCCCGATAAACCGACATCAAAGGAATGGGTCCGCCCCCTGTGGTTCCTTTTCACCGTTGGCTGGTACGTGGCCCTGAGCGTTGTTCTCCCAACCTTATTAGGCCTCTGGCTCGACAGTCCCGAAAGGTTTGACAGCCACCCTCTATTCACACTCATCGGTTTCTTCCTAGGCACAGTAATTGCCTTTTACGGTCTGTACCAGATGCTACGCCAATTCTATAGGGAGCAAAAGGAGCAGGACAAGAGCAAAGAGTCGCAATAGTGAGATGAAATTAGGCTGTGGTTGCTCTACAAAAATCTTTGCCTTGGTGGCTATTGTTCTGCTGGCGCTTCTATTAACGGGATTTGTGGTTGGACCAATTGGCTCAAGTCTACTAGGCATTAAAGCTCCTAGTTTCCTGGCTGTGACCAAGCCTCAAGTTGAACTCCCATCAGAAGGCATATTTCATGTCAGCACCTTTACCATCACAAATACTCTTATAGCTTCCTGGCTTACCATGATTGTTTTGGCCGTCTTATTTTACGCCGCCACTCGCAAGATGAGATTGATACCGGGTGGGCTCCAGAACCTCGCTGAATTTATCATAGAAACACTCTTAAACTTCGTTAAAGGCGTAGCCGGAGACAAAAATGCTCGAAAACTCTTCCCGGTGGTAGCCACCATATTCCTTTATGTCCTGACTAATGCTTTTCTAGCTCTTCTACCCTTCTTTGGAACCGTAGGTATTACTGAGCACAATGGTACCTTTGTGCCTTTGCTCCGGGCGGCAAACACAGATATCAATTTACCTCTCTCTATCGCCCTCATTTCATTCTTGATCGTCGAATACTGGGGCTTGCGCAGTTTAGGGTTTTTCCGCTATCTCAACAGCTTTTTTAATGTTGGACAGTTACGTGACGGTTTCAAGAGCTTATTTAAAGGAAAATTTAGACCTGCCATCAGCGGTATAATGTTCGGCTTCATCAATATATTTGTAGGTTTGATAGAAGTACTCAGTCACATCATTCGGATAATCAGCTTCACCTTCCGTCTCTTTGGCAATATGACTGCCGGCGAGATATTGCTGCTGGTAGTGACTTTTCTGGTACCATTTGTAGTATCAATAATCTTCTACGGATTAGAATTACTTGTCGGCGTTGTTCAAGCATTGATTTTCGCCGGCTTAACGCTTGTATTTGGCGTTATCGCCATGGCTCCACATGAAGAGGAGCCGGAGCATGCAAATTAATAAAGGAGGAAACAAATGGACGCGGAAACTATGAAGATGTTAGCTGCAGGGCTAGCCGGAGGTCTGGGCATGATAGGCCCCGGTATCGGATTAGGGCTTATTGGCTTTGGTGCCATGCAGGCCATTGGGCGCAACCCCGAAGCCAGAGGCCCAATCCTGACGAATATGATTCTGATAGGTGCCTTTGCTGAAGCAATCGGAATCTACGCTTTGATCGTAGCCATTCTGCTGGCCCTAGTAGTCTAAAAAGGAGAGTTAAAAATGGAAGAGGGTGGATTGCCAGGTTTCATAGGTGGCCTTATCAGCGCAGCTATAACCATCGGGGTTGTAGTAGCTTTTAGCATGATTATCCTGGTCTTTATTCTGGCTCAAGCCTGAGTTATCAAGCTTGATTTTGCGCTTGGTGTCTAACTGATAGTAAAGGATAATCAATAAACTAACAGGTCAGGTGACGATATGGAAGGTATAGGGATTAACATACCGCTTTTAATAGCATTTGTCGTAAACTTCATTATTTTGTTTACCATATTGAGTATTGTTGCATACAAGCCGGTACTCAAGATGCTCGAGGCAAGACAAGCTAAAATAAGAGAAAGTATGGAACAAGCCGAAAAAATCAGGCAAGAAACGGCACGCAGCGAAGAGGAAATCAAAGCTCAACTGGAAAAAGCACGCAAAGAGGGACAGGGTGTCATAGCCCAGGCGACGCAAATTGGAGAAAGGTTAAAGGAAGAGGCCAAACAGGGTGCTCGCGAGGAAGCTGAGTCGCTGATTGCCAAAGCGCGCAGCGAAATACAACGGGAACGTGATAAAAGTATCGAGGAACTACGTGCCGAATTTGCTGATATCGCCATCCTCGCTGCAGAAAAGGTCATTAAAGAAACATTAGATAAAAAGAAACACCGCAAAATCATTGATCAAGTGCTCAAGGAAAGCACAACTTTTGAACAAAAAAAATAGAAGGCTTCGGTTAAATGCCAGTAACAACATCTGTTAAACGATACGCTCAAGCAGTCTTCGAGATTGCTCTGGAAGGCAATAAGCTGAAAGAGTGGCAATCTAACCTGACAAAGATTGCCAAACTTGTACAAGATGATGAATTTGTATCATTGGCGGAAAATCCTAAAATTCAGTTCGACCTGAAGACAAAGCTGGTACAAGAGAGATTAGGGAAAATAAATCCTATGGCCCTGAATCTAGTCTATCTCCTAATCTCCAAAGGAAAAATCAAAACAGCTAGTCAAATCTCAGAAGAATATAACCGCTTATTGAATGAGCACTATGGAATAATAAATGCGGAGGTTACCACAGCCATTCCGCTAGATAACATGGAAAGAGAAAGGCTTGGTCAAAACCTTGAAGCGCTGGTCGGAAAGAAAGTCAGCATGAACGTTCAAGTCAACCCAGATATTCTGGGTGGTTTCATTGCCAGAATAGACGATAGTCTTATTGACGGTAGCATCCGCCACAACCTAGAAATGTTAAAGAAGAGGTTGGCTGAAACCAGAAAATAACTGCCCATAAGGGGGTGAAAAATGACAACGGGTGGTCGAGACATAGTCTCTGTAATTAAAGAGCAAATCAAGCAATTTGGGTCTACCGTGGCCGTGGTAGACGTGGGAACAATAATCAGCGTCGGTGATGGCGTTGCTCGAATTCATGGGCTACGTGGTGCTAAATATAACGAACTTTTGGAATTCCCAAATGGGATTATGGGATTAGCACTTAATTTGGAAGAGGATAACGTCGCTACGGTTATTCTTGGCGATTTCAGTCATATTAAAGAAGGAGACGAGGTCCGCTCCACCGGAAGAGTAGTCGAGGTGCCTGTAGGTAACGAGCTTATCGGCCGCGTGGTCGACCCGCTTGGCAACCCCTTAGATGAGCAGGGATCGATTAAAACAACCAAGACACGGCCAGTGGAAAGGGTTGCGCCTAACGTCGTGATGAGGCAACGAGTAAACACGCCAGTATATACAGGTATAAAGGCGATAGATGCTTTGATTCCAATCGGGCGGGGGCAACGCGAGTTAATAATAGGCGACCGGTCCATAGGCAAATCAGCCATTGCTATCGATACCATCATCAACCAGAAAGGCGGCGACCTCATCTGCATTTACGTCGCTATCGGGCAAAAAACATCAAAAGTAGCACAAGTAATAGGCACGTTTCAGAAATATGGAGTCATGGAGCATACAATAGTCGTCGTTGCCAGTGCTTCTGACCCGGCGCCTTTGCAATACTTAGCCCCTTATTCCGGCTGTGCTATCGGCGAAGAATTCATGGAACAAGGAAAAGATGCGCTGGTTATCTATGACGACTTAACCAAGCATGCCTGGGCGTACCGGCAGCTATCCCTTATACTCAGGCGTCCGCCTGGCCGTGAGGCCTATCCCGGTGATGTTTTCTACCTTCACAGTCGACTTCTTGAAAGAGCTGCTAAGTTGGATGAAGAACATGGAGGCGGCTCACTCACCGCCCTCCCTATCATAGAAATCCAGGCCGGTGATTTAGCTGCTTATATTCCAACCAATGTTATCTCCATTACCGACGGGCAGATTTATCTTGAAACAGATATGTTTAATAGCGGTATCCGTCCGGCGTTAAACATTGGTCTATCGGTATCAAGAGTAGGCGGTAATGCTCAGACCAGAGCTATGAGACAGGTAGCTGGTAGATTAAGGATAGATATGGCCCAATATCGCGAGCTGGCCGCCTTCGCCCAATTCGGTACTGCTGATTTGGATAAAGCCACCCGGTCCCAACTAGAGCGCGGGCAACGTATCACCGAAGTATTGAAACAGCCCCAATACGTCCCGATGTCCTTAGATAAAGAGGTAACCATTCTGTATGCGGTCACGAACGGCTATCTGGACGATGTGCCCCTGGAAAAAATGGCTGCTGCGGAGCAGGGCTTCCATCGGTTTTTGGAAACGAATCACCCTGAGATAAATCAGCGTATCTTGACCGATAAGGAAATTAAACCAGAAACTGACGAGGCATTAAAATCAGCAATATCGGAGTTCAAGAAAAGCGCAGCTTACTAAAGGAAAACAATGATTAGTCCACGACTTCTTCGTCGACGTATTCGCAGTGTCCAGAGCACGGCTAAAATAACCAGGGCAATGGAAATGATTGCTACTGCTAAGATGAAGCGAGCCCAGGAACAAGCTCTGGCGGGACGTCCATACAGCAATAAAATTGGGCAGATAATCTCTGACCTAGCTGTTGAATCTGCAAAGACTGGGCCATTGCATCCCTTGTTATCGAAAAGAGATATAAAGAGAATAGCCATAGTACACATCACCACGGATAGAGGCTTATGCGGTGGGCTTAACGCTAATATGAATCGCTTAACCGCTAACTTTATTCTGGGACAGAGTGTGCCGGTTACACTTGTCACTATTGGACGCAAGGGGCGAGATTTCATGATGCGTTATAATTACGACGTCCGTGCCGAGTTCACGAAGATTAGTGATCGTCCTGCCTTACTGGAGACACTGCCCATTTCTCATATCGTTATCGACGACTACACCAGCGGCTATATAGACATGGTCTATCTAGCTTACACTCAATTCGTCAGTACGATGACGCAAAGGCCAACATTAGAACCGCTGCTTCCAGTAGAACCGGCGTCAATACCCAAGACAGAAACTACTGAATATATTTACGAACCGGACCCAATTTTTGTTCTGGGTGAGCTTCTGCCACGTTTTGTGGAAATGAAGGTTTACCATGCTATTCGAGAGGCTATTGCCAGTGAGCAATCGGCCCGAATGGTAGCTATGCGAAACGCCACCGATAATGCCAACGATGTTATTTCTGATCTCACTCTAACTTTAAACAAAGCACGCCAGGAGATGATTACCAAAGAACTCCTTGACATTACTGGAGGCGTCGAAGTCCTACACTAGGAGGTGAAACTTTGGCAAAAGGCAAAGTAGTTCAAGTAATCGGAACAGTAGTTGATGTAGAATTCCCTCAAGAAGCGTTACCAGCAATCTATAATGCCATCGAGATTAATCAAGATGGCGAGAAAATTGTTCTTGAAGTTCAACAACATGCAGGCAATAATTGGGTTCGCTGTCTGGCTTTATGTCCTACTGATGGGCTAGAAAGAGGCGCCGAGGCGGTTGACACTGGAGCATCGGTAACTGTGCCTGTAGGAAAAGCCACTCTAGGGCGATTGTTTAATGTCTTCGGTGAAACATTAGATAATCTTGGCCCCGTGAAAACCAAGGAAAGGCTTCCAATTCATCGTCCCCCACCCCCACTGGAAGATCAAGAAACAACAACTCAAATGCTGGAAACAGGTCTAAAGGTAATAGACTTGATTACTCCTTTTACTAGAGGTGGTAAAATCGGCGCTTACGGTGGCGCTGGAGTAGGCAAGACTGTCATCATAATGGAGCTGATTCATAACATTGCCACCGAGCACGGCGGCTTCTCCGTATTCGCCGGCGTGGGTGAAAGGTCAAGAGAAGGTAACGACCTTTGGCGAGAGATGAAAGAATCTGGTGTCATCGAAAAGACCATGATGGTCTTTGGTCAAATGAACGAACCTCCTGGAGTCCGAGCGCGAATTGGCTTGACTGGCGTAACTATGGCAGAATATTTCCGTGAAGCAGAAGGACAGGATGTACTTTTGTTCATCGACAACATTTACCGCCACATTCTGGCTAATATGGAGGTGTCAGCACTTCTTGGTCGCATGCCATCTGCTGTCGGCTACCAACCCACACTAGCCACTGATGTCGGCGAACTAGAAGAAAGAATCACGTCTACAAAGAGAGGTTCCATTACTTCATTCCAAGCCATATATGTGCCTGCTGATGACTATACAGACCCCGGAATCGTAACCACTTTCGGTCACCTTGACGGGGTAATTTCATTGGAACGCTCTATAGCCGAGCTTGGTATCTATCCTGCGGTCGACCCACTAACTTCGAATTCTCGTATTCTCGACCCACAAGTTGTCGGTGAAGAACATTATCAAGTTGCTCGCGGTGTACAACGGGTATTGCAACGCTACAAAGACCTTCAAGACGTAATTGCCATACTGGGGATGGAGGAATTGAGCGACGAGGATAAGCTTACCGTAGCCAGAGCCCGTCGTATTCAAAGATTCCTCTCCCAGCCTATGTTCGTTGCTGAGGCTTTCACTGGCACCGAAGGCAAATATGTTCCTATAAAAGAAACAGTACGCGGTTTCAAGGAAATTCTAGAAGGCAAACATGACCAGCTACCTGAAGCAGCTTTTTTCATGGTTGGGACCATTGACGAAGCAGTAGCCAAAGCCAAGAAACTTGAGGAAGGATAATGGCAACTCTAAGACTCGAAATCATAACGGCTGAGCGCCAGGTTTTTTCTGATTATGTAAATACGGTGGTCGCCCCAGGCGTTGAGGGAGAGCTAGGTATACTACCACACCATGCTCCTTTAATAACCATGCTCAAACCGGGAGAAGTACTAATTAGAAAAGATGGCGAGGAAACATACATGTCTGTTTCCGGTGGTTTCCTCGAAGTACGTCCCGATAAAATCTTAATCCTGGCCGATGCCTGTGAACGCGCCGAAGAAATCGATATTGAACGCGCCGAAGCGGCTAAACGTCGAGCTGAAGAAAGGCTCAAAACCCTTACACCGGAAGTAGACGTGGCACAAGTCCAAGCTGCTCTTCTTCGCTCTCTTGTACGTCTTAAGGTAGCTGAAAGGAGACGCCGAAAGTCGGCAGCAGGGCGATAATTATCCTTCAGCAAATCAGCAGGCGATTGTATATCGGAATTACAGGAGCTTTCAATTACCAAACCACTGACCTACGGTGTACCTGACAGGTCAACTATATTATCTCAAGCCTGACACGAATACCCTCTTTAGTCGCCACCACACGAAGCAGGGTTCGCATCGCCTCAGCAACACGGCCCTGCCTACCAATCACTCTCCCTTTATCATCTGGAGCAACTTCCAACTTCACCACCACCATATTCTTATCATCAGTTTCCTCAGTAACTCTTACATCATCAGGTGCGTTAACAATAGACTTGGCGATGTACTCTATTATCTCCTTCATTATGATGACTCCTCAGTAGTTGATTTGGTTTTGGCTGTGGTTTTCGTCTTTCTTGGTTTTGTTGCCCGTGTCTTCTTTGCAGCAGTTGGCTTAAACTTATCCATTACCCCCGCTTTAGACAGCAACCTTAATACAGTGTCTGTTGGCTTGGCACCATGCTTAAGCCACTTCAGCGCTTTTTCTTCATCAACAACAAATGTCTCCGGCTCAGTCAACGGATTATAATGTCCGATGATCTCGATAAAATCGCCATCTCTCGGTGACCTGTGATCAGCCACTACAACTCGGTATATAGGTTTATTTCTGGTGCCAACCCGCCGTAATCTTATCTTTACCATGAGCTACCCGTTTAGGTTAAGCCTCCTCGATAATTTTTACAGGCTATTATGCACCAAGTTACCATACCTGTCAACATGTCAGCACTTCCGATGTTGCCACCAGTGAACTCAGCCATTATAATCAAGGATGTGAAAATACAGCAGCTGCACGGTTGGCAAATAAGTATCGCCCAAGCTAAACAGATACAAACGGAGCTGGCTAGCCAAGTATCACGCAAAAGCGAGGCCATTAAACCTCGCTTTATCGCCGGTGTTGATATATCGGCACCAGACGCCAGAGGGATTGCTCGGGCTGCTGCGGTCATCCTCAACTACCCCGAACTTAAGGTGATTGAGGTCAAAACCGCAGAGGATAAACTCAATTTTCCTTATATACCCGGCCTCTTATCTTTCAGAGAGGCCCCGTTAGTATTGGCTGCTTGTCAAAAACTATCTACCGACCCCGACCTTATTCTAGCGGATGGCCAAGGAATTGCTCATCCCAGACGCTTTGGAATCGCCTCACACCTAGGTTTGCTCCTCGACATACCCACTATAGGCTGTGCCAAATCACGCCTGTGTGGCACCCATGCATCCACAACCGCTGAAGCCGGTGCTTACACTGAACTTACTGACAACGGCGAGATTATCGGAGTCGCTTTGCGAACTAAAGCTAATGTGAGCCCACTCTACGTTTCTATCGGTCATAAGATTGACCTCCCAACAGCCATCCATTGGGTAATGGAGTGCTGCCGCAACCAACGACTTCCTGAGCCTTCTCGATTGGCCCATATTGCTGCTAGCGGTAAACCAGTACCCATCCTTGATAATCAACAACAGAGATTATTTACCCAGCCTTCTGACTCAACCAATCCACATGCAGAATAGGAGTTGTGAATAATGCAGGAAGAAAAGGATAAACTAGAAGCTCTGCAACATCGAATCTCAGACATAATGGTGCGTCTTTGACATTCCAAACAAGGAAATGGAAATCGCCAAGTTAGAGGCTGAAACCACTAAGCCAGACTTCTGGCTAGATCCAGCTAAGGCACAGTCCACAATGCGTCGGCTAGTAGCTACTAAGGATATGGCCCAGACCTGGCGTCAGCTAGAGAAGAAAGTCACTGATCTTATTGACATGACAATCTTAGCCATCGAAGAAAATGAACAATCTCTTCGAGAAGAAACCCAGCGAGACATAGAGGAAATAACCTCTCAACTCGATGAACTGGAAACCAGATTGCTTTTGAGTGACGAATATGACACCAGAGATGCCATATTAGCTGTGCATGCTGGCGCTGGCGGCACCGAGTCCCAGGACTGGGCAGAAATGCTGTTTAGAATGTACATGCGCTGGGCAGAACAGCGCAAATACAAAACCGAAATACTAGATACCTCCAGTGGTGAGGAGGCTGGTATCAAGAGTGCCACTGTGGAAATTAAAGGGGATTATGCTTATGGCTATTTAAAATCAGAGCACGGGGTCCACCGTTTAGTTCGCCTGTCCCCATTCGATGCCGACCATGCCCGTCATACTTCGTTCGTCCTGGTCGAAGTCCTTCCCGAAGCTGAAGAGGAAATAGATATCAAGGTAAATCCTGAGGATTTGAAAATAGATACCTTCAGGTCAAGCGGACCAGGCGGACAGCACATGCAAAAAACAAGCAGTGCTGTTAGAATAACTCATCTACCTACTGGACTAGTAGTGGCCTGTCAAAGTCAACGTTCTCAGCGTCAGAACAAAGAGAGCGCCCTAAAGGTGCTTTATGCTCGCCTTCTTGAACTAAAGCGCGCTGAAAAGGAGAGGGAAAAGGCTAAATTCAAAGGCGAACGCATTGAAGCTGGCTGGGGTAACCAAATTAGAAGCTATGTCCTCCATCCCTACCGAATGGTCAAAGACCATCGCACTAATTACGAAACCAGTGATACCACCGCTGTCCTGGACGGAGAGCTTGATGATTTCATCACCGCCTATCTGCGTCACAAACTGGGAGAGGGAAAATGACTAAATGGTTCATTCCGCTAATCCTGGCTATTATTCTATTTATTACACCGACGATTACCTATTCCCAAGACGGAATCTCTCTACTAGACAGCACTGCTGAGATATATTTCCCCTCTGCCTTAGTCTTCAAAATCAAGACCACAA
This Chloroflexota bacterium DNA region includes the following protein-coding sequences:
- a CDS encoding F0F1 ATP synthase subunit A, with the translated sequence MKLGCGCSTKIFALVAIVLLALLLTGFVVGPIGSSLLGIKAPSFLAVTKPQVELPSEGIFHVSTFTITNTLIASWLTMIVLAVLFYAATRKMRLIPGGLQNLAEFIIETLLNFVKGVAGDKNARKLFPVVATIFLYVLTNAFLALLPFFGTVGITEHNGTFVPLLRAANTDINLPLSIALISFLIVEYWGLRSLGFFRYLNSFFNVGQLRDGFKSLFKGKFRPAISGIMFGFINIFVGLIEVLSHIIRIISFTFRLFGNMTAGEILLLVVTFLVPFVVSIIFYGLELLVGVVQALIFAGLTLVFGVIAMAPHEEEPEHAN
- the atpD gene encoding F0F1 ATP synthase subunit beta; amino-acid sequence: MAKGKVVQVIGTVVDVEFPQEALPAIYNAIEINQDGEKIVLEVQQHAGNNWVRCLALCPTDGLERGAEAVDTGASVTVPVGKATLGRLFNVFGETLDNLGPVKTKERLPIHRPPPPLEDQETTTQMLETGLKVIDLITPFTRGGKIGAYGGAGVGKTVIIMELIHNIATEHGGFSVFAGVGERSREGNDLWREMKESGVIEKTMMVFGQMNEPPGVRARIGLTGVTMAEYFREAEGQDVLLFIDNIYRHILANMEVSALLGRMPSAVGYQPTLATDVGELEERITSTKRGSITSFQAIYVPADDYTDPGIVTTFGHLDGVISLERSIAELGIYPAVDPLTSNSRILDPQVVGEEHYQVARGVQRVLQRYKDLQDVIAILGMEELSDEDKLTVARARRIQRFLSQPMFVAEAFTGTEGKYVPIKETVRGFKEILEGKHDQLPEAAFFMVGTIDEAVAKAKKLEEG
- the atpF gene encoding F0F1 ATP synthase subunit B, translated to MEGIGINIPLLIAFVVNFIILFTILSIVAYKPVLKMLEARQAKIRESMEQAEKIRQETARSEEEIKAQLEKARKEGQGVIAQATQIGERLKEEAKQGAREEAESLIAKARSEIQRERDKSIEELRAEFADIAILAAEKVIKETLDKKKHRKIIDQVLKESTTFEQKK
- a CDS encoding F0F1 ATP synthase subunit alpha; translation: MTTGGRDIVSVIKEQIKQFGSTVAVVDVGTIISVGDGVARIHGLRGAKYNELLEFPNGIMGLALNLEEDNVATVILGDFSHIKEGDEVRSTGRVVEVPVGNELIGRVVDPLGNPLDEQGSIKTTKTRPVERVAPNVVMRQRVNTPVYTGIKAIDALIPIGRGQRELIIGDRSIGKSAIAIDTIINQKGGDLICIYVAIGQKTSKVAQVIGTFQKYGVMEHTIVVVASASDPAPLQYLAPYSGCAIGEEFMEQGKDALVIYDDLTKHAWAYRQLSLILRRPPGREAYPGDVFYLHSRLLERAAKLDEEHGGGSLTALPIIEIQAGDLAAYIPTNVISITDGQIYLETDMFNSGIRPALNIGLSVSRVGGNAQTRAMRQVAGRLRIDMAQYRELAAFAQFGTADLDKATRSQLERGQRITEVLKQPQYVPMSLDKEVTILYAVTNGYLDDVPLEKMAAAEQGFHRFLETNHPEINQRILTDKEIKPETDEALKSAISEFKKSAAY
- a CDS encoding transcriptional repressor, which produces MSCGQALKGMGYRLTPQRMMVVEALHSADKHVSAEEIYAQVKARYPYANISTVYRTLDLLKELGLVTEIALGDGCVRFHPAEKGHHHHLVCQKCGRLIDLPESALTHLENTLTDMYQFKADLKHMAVFGLCSRCQGS
- the atpH gene encoding ATP synthase F1 subunit delta; its protein translation is MPVTTSVKRYAQAVFEIALEGNKLKEWQSNLTKIAKLVQDDEFVSLAENPKIQFDLKTKLVQERLGKINPMALNLVYLLISKGKIKTASQISEEYNRLLNEHYGIINAEVTTAIPLDNMERERLGQNLEALVGKKVSMNVQVNPDILGGFIARIDDSLIDGSIRHNLEMLKKRLAETRK
- a CDS encoding ATP synthase F0 subunit C — its product is MDAETMKMLAAGLAGGLGMIGPGIGLGLIGFGAMQAIGRNPEARGPILTNMILIGAFAEAIGIYALIVAILLALVV
- the atpG gene encoding ATP synthase F1 subunit gamma encodes the protein MISPRLLRRRIRSVQSTAKITRAMEMIATAKMKRAQEQALAGRPYSNKIGQIISDLAVESAKTGPLHPLLSKRDIKRIAIVHITTDRGLCGGLNANMNRLTANFILGQSVPVTLVTIGRKGRDFMMRYNYDVRAEFTKISDRPALLETLPISHIVIDDYTSGYIDMVYLAYTQFVSTMTQRPTLEPLLPVEPASIPKTETTEYIYEPDPIFVLGELLPRFVEMKVYHAIREAIASEQSARMVAMRNATDNANDVISDLTLTLNKARQEMITKELLDITGGVEVLH
- a CDS encoding bifunctional nuclease family protein is translated as MFVLRFDKTIERWLLTKIKLDSRPSDAIALAVRVAVPIYVEEAVLDKAGIMLDLETGKPIPIDRSADKPGGKGKVDEQELKKLSAFYDFINTLNLDDIGKHKS
- a CDS encoding cobalamin biosynthesis protein CbiM, which translates into the protein MCLFRGISMHIPDGFISTPVAAAGIAMAAGSVAYAVKATNKKMGEKQIPLMGVLAAFIFAAQMLNFPVAGGTSGHLIGAALAAILLGPWAGVLIMACVLIVQSLIFQDGGLLALGANVANMGVVPCFIGYYLYRGIAPLFRKRKLGMMVGSGVAAWFTVVIASGACAVELAISGTVPLGIALPAMAGMHAIIGIGEGLITAAVLSLVLATRADLLELQKA
- a CDS encoding AtpZ/AtpI family protein, with translation MTSVQEKAYYIVAQPKPDKPTSKEWVRPLWFLFTVGWYVALSVVLPTLLGLWLDSPERFDSHPLFTLIGFFLGTVIAFYGLYQMLRQFYREQKEQDKSKESQ
- a CDS encoding D-tyrosyl-tRNA(Tyr) deacylase, whose amino-acid sequence is MKALVQRVTKASVSVNGEVVGEIGRGLVVLVGVARGDTERDAAYLAEKMTSLRVFADEASKFNLSVLETKGEVLIISQFTLLADTRKGRRPSFEEAAPPEQAEALINFLIGRVRDTGLKVETGRFQQHMLVEIYNDGPVTISLNSKDKLS